One stretch of Paraburkholderia fungorum DNA includes these proteins:
- a CDS encoding GDP-mannose mannosyl hydrolase: protein MLSQIDFLDVVRLTPLVSIDLIVSDAHGRILVGRRRNRPARGTWFVPGGRILKDETLDSAFARIADAELGLANLTRSAARFDGVFEHHYSDNFANEPDVSTHYVVLAYALPLPGTTPLGRPDQHSDYLWLSPTELLARSDVHENTKAYFR from the coding sequence ATGCTGAGCCAGATCGATTTCCTCGACGTTGTGCGCCTCACGCCGCTTGTTTCGATCGATCTGATCGTCAGCGATGCGCACGGGCGCATTCTCGTTGGACGCCGCCGCAATCGTCCCGCGCGCGGCACCTGGTTCGTGCCGGGCGGACGCATTCTCAAGGACGAAACGCTCGACTCGGCATTCGCGCGCATCGCCGACGCCGAGTTGGGCCTCGCGAACCTGACGCGCTCGGCCGCGAGATTCGATGGTGTCTTCGAACATCACTACAGCGATAACTTCGCGAACGAGCCGGACGTATCGACTCACTACGTCGTGCTCGCGTATGCGTTGCCGCTGCCCGGCACTACGCCTCTAGGACGGCCCGATCAGCACAGCGACTATCTGTGGCTTTCGCCGACGGAATTGCTCGCTCGCAGCGACGTCCACGAGAACACCAAGGCTTATTTCCGCTAA